The Kosmotoga arenicorallina S304 nucleotide sequence TGTTGCGCCATCGATCATAGCTGATTCTTCAAGGGTATCGGGTATGGTATCAAAATAACCCTTTATGAGCCATATATTGAAGGCAATTCCTCCCGAATAAACGAAAATCAACCCGCTGAGGCTGTTTAATCCCAGGAAAGGAATGTAGTTCCCCATAAATTGCAGTAATGCGTATATGGCTATCATGAACATGATCGATGGGAACATCTGGATGAGCAGCAAGAATAGAAGCCCTTGCGAGCGCCCAAAGAAGCGCATTCTGCTGAAAGGATATGCTGCAAGTGCAGCTACTGTAACACTTATCAATGCAACCATAAGCGCTACTATTACAGAGTTCATTATCCATTTCGTGAAGTAAAAGTATGTGCTCTCTTTGGGCATCCAAATCTGGTTGTTCCTGAAAAGCAACCTGTCGATCTTCTTTAATTGCTGATTGTACTGACTGGAGTAACTGGAAGGATAATCAAGTAAATCCGAAATTTTTCGGGAAGCACGTTGATATTTGGCGTTGAAAACCTGGAAATATTTGTTATAGCTGGCAATCATCACGGTAAATTCATCAAGGGTAACAGGTGTTCCAAGGAAACGCAAATGAATATAATCGTAGATTTTTTCTTTCAATAGCATCTCGTGGATCCTGAGCTCCGAAATGGCATCGTTAAGCACGCTGGTTCCTTCGGCAATGTTATCCTGTGCCTCCACGAAATCTTCGTACCAGGTAAAATCGCGATAGCGCTCATTATATTTGTATCCAAAATACTCCGAAACGACCTCTCCCGCTTTTTCGACATAGGTTTTGGCTGCTGTTATGTCGTCAATATTCCTTTTGGAAATCATTTGTGCATATTCCAGTTTCGCGATTTCAACATTAGTGCGGTACTTTTCAAGAATATTATTGTAATTGTCAGCGGAATCGGCTATTTTCTGCTCAAGCTCTTCCTTTCTCGCCTTGAGCTCAATGAGCGATTTTTGTGTAGTTGCTATTTTTTCTTCAATAGATTCAGCATCTTCAAGCACTTTTTCAATGTCTGGAATTACTCTCAAAAGATTTATTCTGGATGCATCAAGAACCTCGAGTGCCTTTTTGATTTCAGAGTTTCTTATGTTAGCGGCAAGCAAGCCTGCCCTTTCCGCAAACCAGCCAAAATCTGTTTTTATATTAAAAAGTGTTGAGTAGATATCATCTTTGTAACCCAGCTTTTCAAGGCTGGCAATGATATCTTCCAGCCTATTGTGAAAGGCGACCAATTCACCGGGCTTTTCAGCTTCAATTTTATTTAAATCAGGGCCTTCCAGAGCTTTTTCAACTAACGATTTCAACGATCTTAATTTTTCAGATTCGGGTATGAGTATCGGTACAGCCACTGACATTGACTCGCGCACTTCCAATCTGCCTTCAAGGGACTGATCGAAGAGTTTCTGCTTCTGAGTGATTTCATTATCTATGGAAGAAAGCTCCTCAATTGCAGTAATATAATCCGTATAATCCGTTCCAAGGGCTTTTGCTTTTACAGCTTCCAGTTCTTCTTTCAGCTGACTGTACAACGCCTCAATATTATCCCATCCGCCATCCGCGGCCTTAAAGGAGTCATAAAGGCTCTCCCTTACGGCTTTAATCTTTTCGGATACATCTTCTGGGAGTTCCTTTTCGAGTTTAGTGATATATTTTCTTATGAACTTAAAATACTCGTTCTTTCTCCACTGGCTGTATTCGACGCCATTTTCCGAAATGTATTCAGGAGTTCTTGAAAGGCTTTCCAGAACTTCCGATTTCATTTCGAAGTCAAAATCATTCAACAGACTCGACAAATTTGTAGCAGTATCTAAAATCTCTTTCCGCACTGAATCAAAATTCGTTAGAAGGGCCTTTAATTCAAAAGCTTCTTGAAGATTTACGATATTCAGGAAAAAGGCAAAATCCCCATTGGTTGAAGGTTCCAAAAGGCTGAGAATTTCAAGGGCTGCTACCGATTTCATGCTTTCATTTTCCATATTCTTTAACTCATTCAACCTGTCACTTATTTGTTTCAGATCTTCTTCACGCAATTTGTTCAAAGCTGCAAACATTTTCTTGTCTATATCAAGCTCGTGGGCTTTTTCTCTGCTCAAAAAGGAGGTTGTCAAATTGGAAGTGATTTGCTTTGATTCTGACATCAAAGCTTCGAATTTATCGAGATATTTTTCCACAGTTTTGTTAATTGATTTCTCGCTTTTATCTCTAAATCGCCCCAGCTTATAAGTTGCCTCCTGAATATCGAGAATAAGTCTTTGTACACTTCTCTCCGGGAATAATAGATTCTTATAATGTTGCAGTGTTATCCTGGTGGAAAATAAATGCGGAGAGAAAGCTGCCTGGTCGCGCCTTATTGAAGTAGATATGAGCCAAACCATGGGAAATAATACTACTGCGATCACTATTATTAGTATGATATGCCTTAACCAGTACCTTTTCTTTTCAATAGCCATTATCTATTCACCTCTTCAAAAGCACCGGAGAGTTTGAAATTCAGCCAACTCAATCCACCTACTATTACAAAAATCAGGATTGAAATTGCGCTGGCGAAACCAAAGTCCTGCCCCCTGCCTTCAAAGGCAAGTTTATACGTATAAGAAATGAGTATATCCGTCGCACCAGCAGGGGTGGAACTTCCCGGAATGGCAGGCCCTCCTCCGGTTAAAAGGTAAATACCAACAAAATTGTTGAAATTAAAGGAAAAGCTTCCTACAAGCAGCGGAGCAACTGCGATCATAAGCAATGGGAAAGTGATCTTCCTGAACCTCTGAAAACCCGTAGCGCCGTCTATCGATGCAGCTTCATAGAGTTCATCGGGAATGCTTTGAAGCGCTCCAAGCGTTATCGTCATCATATATGGGAAACCAAGCCACGTATTCACTAAAAGGACAGCAACTTTTGCCCAAAAAGCGTCACTCAACCACTTTATAGGCTCTTCAGCTCCAAAAAGGCCCATTACTATAAACCTGTTTATTATGCCATAGGTTTCGTTGAACATACCGTTTTTCCACACCAGAACAGATATGAAGGCAGGAATAGCCCAGGGGATAATAAGCAGAGTTCTGTATATTTTCGTTCCTTTTAGCTTTCTGTCGTTTAATACCAATGCGAGAATTAAGCCAATCGTAAATGTAAAAAGCACACTCAGAGCTGCCCAGGTAAAAGTCCAGACAAAAATCTTCACAAAAGGTCCGCTGATTCTTGGGTCTTTGAACATTTTCATGAAGTTCTTGAAACCAATATTTGAAATATATCCTTCTACCGCGAATTCCTGCCCTTTATCATCTATATCGTAAAAATAACCATCTCTTTCAATTAATACTCCGCCGGTCTTTTTGTTGTAAACAACGTTTTTCTGAACGGCTCTTCCGCTCTCTATGGATGTAACCACCTTTATCTCATATTTCCTTTCAGAAGTAGCGAAATCCGTATAGAGCCTGTTGGGATTTAGCCTTACCTGCTGACCCATAGGATTTGTGAACTCGGCGTTTTTCAGCCAGATGCCTCTTATTTCGCTCAAATAAAAAGGCGCATTGGATTTCGTGGTGTTATCATCAGGGGAATAGAAATACATGTACCTCTCGCCGTTGGCTGATACGGACAATATGCTACCATCCTGCGATGACCTCACAAGCTGGTAAGTAACTCCATTTACAGTTGCTCTATCGTTCTTGACACTGAACATTCTCGATTCAGCTAAAAGGATGTTCCCCTCAGAATCTTTTTGAACGGCTATCGGTTTGGGCGCAATAAATAGCTCATCGTCTGATAGAGACTTGAATACGACAATAAAATTATCGGTTGGTTTATAATCTTCCAGCTTGACGAATATAGAAAAGCTGTATTCCTCGGGATTTTCAGGAATATAGTAATAATCACTTAAAAGCTTCTGTACAACCTGTGGTCTGGTGAAAAGGTGTCCGGTACCGAAGTTGGTGAAGGCTGTTTTCAAAGTGTAATACATAGGATAAATGGTTAAAATGAATAGCAATATCATCGCCGGAATCATATATCTGTAAGGGTAACCTTTTGGATTGATAAGCACAAAAGCGATACTCACGAGCAAAATACCGAGGATAATCGCCAGCCCATAATTGGCATTTGCCCAAAGCAGTATAAGGCTCATCAAGCCAAAAGCTCCAAAAACAGAAAGCAAAATAAGTACAAATATAAATCCGATTAGCCTTTTTGCGCTCATTTTTGATGCCTCCGAAAGTTATGATTAAACGCGGGGCTTAAAGGCCCCGCGAGATAACGCAATTTCCTGGAATTAGCATTCAAATATCATTCGCCGATGGCTGTTTTAATCTTTTCAACGGCTGAATTGAGAGCGTTTTCAACAGTATCCTGATCGTTGATTACTATACCGAGTGCATCTCCCATTGCACCCCATACAGATGCCATTTCAGGAACATTGGGCATGGGTGTTCCAACGGAAGCGCTCTTGGAGAATTGAAGAACATCATAGAGCTCGGGACCAGCGTCTTTGGAAATGAAATCAAAGACATCTTTTCTTACAGTGCCTCTTCTTTCGCCGACAAACATACCGTATTGGCCATCAAAGCTTCCAATGTAGTTTACAGCAAATTCAATAGCCTCAATTTTATTTTTTGATTTTGCGTTGATCATAAAGCCCTGAACACCTACAAAGGGTTTTGGGGTAACACCGGGTTCGAGTTCAATTTCGCTGAATGGAATAATTCCATAGTCTATACCAGCATCACGATAGTGAGGTGTAGCCCATGGTCCGTTCACTATGAACGCGGCAAGACCATCTTTGAAGAGAGAATCCATGAGATTGTAATTAGCACCCTGAGGTATTAATCCTTCATCGAACCATTTCTTGATAAGGCTGACCCCTTTGATTGCACCTTCGTTGTTAAGTCCAATGTCATTAACATCGAGACCGCTTTCCGTATCCTTGAAAATGTAGCCACCGTAGCCAGCTATAAAGGGGAAAGAGAAATAGAAATTGCCAGCATCGTAAACAAATCCAACAATTTCATCATCGGCAACTTCCATAGCCATTTGCTCGAGCTCGTCGATTGTCTTGGGTGCGTCTTCAACGAGGTCTTTGTTGTAGATAATACCGATAGATTCTATGGTGTACGGTACACCATACAGTTTTCCCCCGTAGCTGAAAGCGTTTAGAGCCACTTCATAATACTGATTGGCATCAGGAAGGAACGGAATGGGTTCAAGAAGCCCGTTAGCTGCAAGTTCCCCTACCCAGTCATGTGCACCAACGATTATATCAGGACCTTCTCCAGCAGGAGCGGCTGTAAGGAATTTGGATTTGATGTCGCCAAAATTAACCTGCTGAATTTCCACTTCAATACCGTAGTCTCTTTCAAAATCTGCTGCCAATTTCTGAAGAGCAGGTATCTGGTTTTCAGATGACCAGACAACAACTTTGGCACTTAGAAGAGATACCACGGCAAAAACAACCATCAACACGAGAGCGAGTTTCTTCATTCTTTCAACCTCCTTTTTCCATAGTTTAGGCATAATGCCTCATTACAATTTTATCAATTTCCACAGGAGGGCAGTATGTTAATGCCTTATTCCTACCTATAATTATACCAAAAAATACTTAAATATTTCTGATTATCAATCAATTATTTCATTTTTCTTCTTCTAACTACGTCTTTCTACACGGGATATACAATTGTAGTATCAGAGAAATCAGAAGCCAGCGAGAAATCAATTCCCAGATCTTTTTCGTACTTACTGACGAGATATTTCCTTCCCACTTCACCAAGTAAAAGAAGTGTGAGTAAGTCTTCATCAGATTGCGCAATGGTTTTGAATTTCTCTTTTGAAGCTGAAACTTCCGGGGGAATATAATCGGCTGCTCTCCCCGTAATGGTTTTCTTGCCCTTTGATTCAATGCGTTTTTTCAATTCAGGATTTATGGGAGCTGGAGGAACGCCGTAGTAACCAAGGACATATTTCTCGGTTTCGTTAGTGATTACTTTATAGCGTTCACCGATGATTACATTGAGAACTGCCTGGACACCTACTATCTGCGATGTTGGAGTGACAAGGGGCGGATAACCGAGATCTTCCCTTACTCTTGGCACTTCCCTTAGCACTTCTTCGAGCTTGTTCAGGGCTTTCTGAGATTTTAACTGGCTTATCATGTTTGAGTACATTCCACCGGGAATCTGGTTAGTCAACACTTCCGGCTTAATTGTAAGGAGTGACACATCATGGTCAACATGCCTTTCCCTGACAGATAAGAAATAATCGCTAATGCTTTTAAGCAGTTTAAGATCTGGCTTGCTCGCGTATCCTAAACTGTTGAAAGAGACCCACAAACTTTCAGCAGCAGGTTGTGATGTACCGTATGCAAGCGCGCTTATTGCAGTATCAACGATTTCAGCGCCCGCTTCTGCGGCAGCAAGATAAGTGAGATCAGCCAATCCCGTTGTGAAGTGAGCATGTATTTGGAGAGGTAACGGGCAATTTTTCTTTATGTTCTCAACAAGCCTTTTCGCTTCTCCCGGTGTAAGAAGACCAGCCATATCCTTAATGCATAAAGAATCTGCGCTAAGTTCTTCATACGCCTTTTTGGCGAGTTTTGCAAAGTATTCAACATTGTGCACCGGGCTTGTTGTATAAGATATCGCAACTTGCAGATGCATTTTATGCTTCTTAATTTCCCTGCTGGCTTTTTCCAGATTTCGGAAGTCATTCAAGGCGTCAAAAACCCTCACGATATCCATACCGTGATCCGCTACTTTTTTTACAAAGAGTTCAACAACATCGTCCGCGTAGTGGCGGTATCCCAGAAGGTTTTGGCCGCGCAAAAGCATCTGGATTTTTGTTTTCTTGAATTGCTCTCTTATCCTGTCAAGCCTCTCCCAGGGGTCTTCACCAAGGTAGCGTACTGATACGTCAAAAGTAGCGCCACCCCACATTTCCACGCTGTTGTACCCGACATCGTCTATAAGAGAAGAGACCTTTACCAATTCTTCCGTTGACAACCTTGTTGCAAGCAAAGACTGATGTGCATCCCTTAAAGTAGTATCTGTAAATCGAACATTCATTTTCAGTCCTCCTTTTTGTTGTACAATTAAAGGATAGGAGGGAGATGTTATGAGAAACACAATAGATGATTACGATTTCGATATTGTTGTTATTGGCGCAGGGCATGCTGGAATTGAAGCGGGACTTGCTTCAGCAAAAGCCGGTATGAAAACCCTCGTGCTTGCCATAAACCTTGACACCGTCGGGTGGGCTCCCTGCAACCCGGCTGTTGGTGGCCCGGCCAAGGGTATTGTTGCAAGAGAAGTTGATGCCCTGGGTGGTCAAATAGCCAAAACTACCGATAAAACAGCAATAAATGTCCGCATGCTTAACACAAGCAAGGGACCTGCTGTCAGGGCACTAAGGGCTCAAATAGATAAAAAAGAATACAGCCTTGAAATGAAAAAGACACTGGAGAAACAGGAAAACCTCTACTTAAGAAGTGCTATTGCGACAGAGATTCTTGTCGAAAAGGGAAAAGTCACCGGCGTTGTAACACATTTTGGCCAGCTTTATCATTGCAAAGCAGCTATAATAACAACCGGAACTTTTTTAGGCGGAAAGATCTTTATTGGTCCAAAAGCTTTTGAAGCAGGCCGTTTGGGGGAATTCTCTTCGAAACTGCTCAGCGAATCGTTAAGAAAAATAGGCTTCAAACTCGCGCGTTTTAAAACGGGTACACCTGCGAGAATTCTCGGAAGCTCCATTGATTTTTCAAAGATGGAAAGGCAGGACACTTCAGATACCCCGCTTGCCTTTTCTTATTTTTCTGAGCCGAAAGTTCTGCCAAAAGATAGCCCTTGCTGGCTTACGAAGACTAATTCAAGAACTCACTCTATAATCAGGCGCGATATTCAATTCTCTCCTCTTTACGGTGATATAAAGTTAATTCATTCCATCGGTCCAAGATACTGCCCTTCCATAGAGGACAAGGTGCTTAAATTCTCCTCCAAAGACAGTCATCAGGTGTTCGTTGAACCTGAAGGCAGAAATACTGATGAATACTATCTGAATGGGCTATCAACAAGCCTGCCTTTTAAAACTCAGGTAGAAATGATTCATTCAGTGAAAGGGCTTGAAAATGCCGTTATTATGAGACCGGCATACGCTGTTGAATATGATTTTGTGATTCCTGATCAACTTCATCCCACACTTGAATCCAAATTGGTTGAAAACCTTTACTTTGCCGGTCAGGTAAACGGCACGAGCGGATACGAGGAAGCAGCCGGGCAGGGCATCATAGCGGGCATAAATGCGTCAGCAAAAATCAAAGGAGCCGAACAGTTGGTTTTGAAAAGATCTGAAGCTTATATAGGCGTTATGATAGACGACCTTGTAACCCGTGGTGTTGACGAACCCTACCGGCTTCTCACATCAAGGGCTGAATACCGACTGATGTTAAGGCATGACAATGCTCATCTAAGGCTTACTGAGTATGGTTATAGATACGGCTTGATACCAAGATGGTTTTACGACAGAGTTGTGTCTGTTCGAGAAGCCATTAATCGGGAAGCGAATCGTTTAAATGACATCGTCGTAAAACCTTCGAATTCTGTGAACAACAAATTGCTATCTGCCGGAACAACAGCCATATACCAACCCACCAGACTTGCACAGCTCCTAAAAAGGCCAGAGGTAACATATTCCCTGCTAAGGGATTTCGATCCCAATCCAATACTGGATAGTTCATTGGCTGAACAGGTTGAAACCACAATGAAATACGAAGGATACATTAATCGCCTGAGACAGGAGATAAACCGCTTTGAGAAGCTCGAAAACGAGCTTATACCCGGTGATATTGATTACGACAAAGTCCCTAATATATCAACAGAGAGCAAAGAGAAATTGAAAAAACTAAAACCAATGTCCATAGGCCAAGCTATGAGAATACCCGGAATAAAACCTGCTGATATCTTAAACCTTTCAACCTATCTAACTGCTTTAAAAAGGAGGCATATAAATTGAGCCGGGAAAAAATATATGTTTTCGGCCACAGACAGCCTGATACAGACTCGATAGCAAGTGTAATTGGCTATGCTTATATGAAGAACCAGAACGACAAAGAGCGCGATTATGTAGCTTGCCGTTGCGGAAAGCTCAACAGCGAAAGTACGTTCTTGCTATCATACTTTGACGTAGAACCCCCTATTTTTATGGAAACAGTAGATCCCATCGTTGGCGACCTCGACTTGCGTCCTCCAATTGTTGCATCAGAAGAAACATCGACATATGAAGTTGCAAAAATCATGGAAGAACACAATATAAAAGTTGTTCCCATTGTTGATGAAAATTTCATACCCTCTGGCATCGTTAGCGAACGTCACCTTGCAAGAACTTATGTCAAACGCTTATCGGTCGATTCGCTGGAATTGCATCCAATAAACGTGAACACAATAGCCCAGCTTCTTAGCGGCGACGTTCTTGTGTCACCACCAACAAACATCCTTAAAGGTAAGGTGCATATAGCTAGCGATTCTATAAGTACCTTTATTAAGAAGTTAAAAAGCACAGATCTTGTCATAGTTGGCGATAATCCTGAAATGCAGATCAAACTCATTGAAAGAAATGTCACATTGATGATATTGACAGACTCTCTTACCCCTTCTGATGAAGTGCTTAAATTGGCAAAAAGAAATAATGTTGGAGTAATTTCCACCGCTTATGGACCCTACGGCGTAGGAAAATTGATAAACCTTTCAATGCCCGTAAAAATGATTATGTCGAAAAATTTCATCACAGCCAAATTAGATGAAAAACTCAAGGAAATAAAAACCAAGATATACGAATCAAATGAGCGTTTTGCTCTTGCCTTAGACGAGTCAGGAAAGCTCGCAGGAGTTATTACCAGAACAAACCTCCTTTACGACACTCGGAAGAAGGTAATTCTGCTCGACCACAATGAAAGACCTCAAGCTGTTGATGGCCTTGAAGAGGCAGAGTTGCTTGAAGTCATTGACCACCACAGGCTCGGGGGGCTTACCACTCTGAAACCGGTGAGATTTCACAACGAACCCGTCGGAAGCACTTCTACAATCGTTGGCGAATGGTTTTTAAGGCATTGCACAAAGAAGAACCCTCAAATAGCAGGCGTGCTTCTTGGCGGGATAGTTTCGGATACCCTTGATTTCAGGCTTTCCACCACCACAAAAAAAGACAGGGAAATTGCCCGGCAACTTGCCGAAATTGCAGAAATAGACCTCGAAGAATTCGCCAAGAATCTACTACGTAAAGGACTGGACCTTTCGGGAAAAGCTCCTTATGAAGTCGTCTCAAAAGATGTTAAACAATACATAATAGGAGATTACAACATATTGATTGCACAGGTTATGGTTATGGATATGGAGCAGGTCAAGAAAAGGCAATCAGAGTTCAAAGACGCTTTGAAGGAACTCTATAATAGATCCAAGGCAGATGTAGCTTTTCTTCTTTTTACAAATGTACCAAAGAATCAGAGCGAGGTATGGGTAGAGGGAAATGGTGAAATTATTGAAAAGGCTTTTAAAGTACATTTAGATGAAAACAACACCGTTGTGCTAAAAGGTGTCATGTCCAGAAAAAAAGATTTTCTACCACAGATTGGTGAGGTACTTAGAAAAAAGAGATGAGAGGAAATCTCATCTCTTTTTCAGCATTTTCAATATTATACCTTCCATATCCTTTTGACTGAGACTCTTACCGTCTTTCAGGAGTTTGAAGGCAGCACGTATGACAAGTATTCTGGGATATCTACAGCTGAAGTATTTTACGGGGTCAGAAACAACATTATCCACTGAGCTTCGCTTCACTTTATCATCTCCCAACCTATTGACAGAAGCCATGGTGGGTATTATAATTCTTTTAGTATCGGGCTCGTAGCTCAGTTTGGTTAGAGCTTCCGGCTCATAACCGGGCGGTCGGTGGTTCGACTCCACCCGAGCCCACCAGAGCGGCTCAGGCCGCTTTTTTTGCTGCTATAAATAATTTTAACATTGAATCGAAAATAAAGCAATAAGATAAATAAAAGGCTGTTATAAGCCTCCAGCTGTATGATACAGAAGTATCTTAATTCGAATTAATCAAACGCTATACTCTGAGAAAACCTGCAACCCTCTCTCCATAATGGAAAGCAAGCCAACAGGTTATATTAAGCACACATGTAATGGTAGTAAAATATAGGTTAAACATCTTTGCTAAAACTTGCAATGGCTATACACAAAATTCAGCGCTCGTATACAACCCTGCCATTAAAAACAGTCATCGACACTTTCATTTCTTCCAGCATGCTCCCGGGAACAGAGAGCAGGTCCTTTTCTGTAAGGAAAAAATCTGCTGGCGATCCAACTGCCAGCGGAAATGTGAATTTATTGTTTTCAAAAAGCTTCCCGGAAACCATATACATGTACAGGATATGCTTTCGATCAAAGAAATGCTCCGCTGAACGCATATTTCGGAAAGGGTTAACGCTTTCAACCGGGGCATCTGTGGACATAGCTAAATCTACACCTGCCTCGCTCATTTTCTTAAAGGGATACGCGTTTTTGAAACGCTCGGGCCCAAGACGCAAAAAGGCCATTTTCCTATCTGTTTTGAAAAATACAGGTTGAATGGAAACTTTTAACTTGAGATTAGCGATTTGCTGTATTTGCCCTCTGGTCGCAATCTGAACATGAATCAATCTGTGCTTCAGTGGATTCCCCTTTCTAATCACCGAAAAGGCTTTCAATGCTTCTTTTAAAGCTCTGTCTCCTATCACATGAAGGGTGAGCTGTATCCCTTCCTTCTCAGCTTTTTTCACGAAGGGAAGCAATTCCTCGGATGTCAGATAAAGCACTCCACTGTTTTCTGGTTCATCGGCATAAGGCTCACATAAGGCGGCAGTTCTTGATCCAAAAGATCCATCGAGATAAATCTTCGCAGCTCTTAAAGAGAAGAAATCCGTTTCGCTGTTTTGAATT carries:
- a CDS encoding ABC transporter permease subunit — encoded protein: MAIEKKRYWLRHIILIIVIAVVLFPMVWLISTSIRRDQAAFSPHLFSTRITLQHYKNLLFPERSVQRLILDIQEATYKLGRFRDKSEKSINKTVEKYLDKFEALMSESKQITSNLTTSFLSREKAHELDIDKKMFAALNKLREEDLKQISDRLNELKNMENESMKSVAALEILSLLEPSTNGDFAFFLNIVNLQEAFELKALLTNFDSVRKEILDTATNLSSLLNDFDFEMKSEVLESLSRTPEYISENGVEYSQWRKNEYFKFIRKYITKLEKELPEDVSEKIKAVRESLYDSFKAADGGWDNIEALYSQLKEELEAVKAKALGTDYTDYITAIEELSSIDNEITQKQKLFDQSLEGRLEVRESMSVAVPILIPESEKLRSLKSLVEKALEGPDLNKIEAEKPGELVAFHNRLEDIIASLEKLGYKDDIYSTLFNIKTDFGWFAERAGLLAANIRNSEIKKALEVLDASRINLLRVIPDIEKVLEDAESIEEKIATTQKSLIELKARKEELEQKIADSADNYNNILEKYRTNVEIAKLEYAQMISKRNIDDITAAKTYVEKAGEVVSEYFGYKYNERYRDFTWYEDFVEAQDNIAEGTSVLNDAISELRIHEMLLKEKIYDYIHLRFLGTPVTLDEFTVMIASYNKYFQVFNAKYQRASRKISDLLDYPSSYSSQYNQQLKKIDRLLFRNNQIWMPKESTYFYFTKWIMNSVIVALMVALISVTVAALAAYPFSRMRFFGRSQGLLFLLLIQMFPSIMFMIAIYALLQFMGNYIPFLGLNSLSGLIFVYSGGIAFNIWLIKGYFDTIPDTLEESAMIDGATRFQTFWRIVLPLARPILAVIAILTFMGIFNEFVMARIFLQDINKWTYAVGLQQFSGRFETSWGPFTAAALIGAIPMITFFLILQDYIVGGLTKGAVKG
- the malF gene encoding maltose ABC transporter permease MalF — translated: MSAKRLIGFIFVLILLSVFGAFGLMSLILLWANANYGLAIILGILLVSIAFVLINPKGYPYRYMIPAMILLFILTIYPMYYTLKTAFTNFGTGHLFTRPQVVQKLLSDYYYIPENPEEYSFSIFVKLEDYKPTDNFIVVFKSLSDDELFIAPKPIAVQKDSEGNILLAESRMFSVKNDRATVNGVTYQLVRSSQDGSILSVSANGERYMYFYSPDDNTTKSNAPFYLSEIRGIWLKNAEFTNPMGQQVRLNPNRLYTDFATSERKYEIKVVTSIESGRAVQKNVVYNKKTGGVLIERDGYFYDIDDKGQEFAVEGYISNIGFKNFMKMFKDPRISGPFVKIFVWTFTWAALSVLFTFTIGLILALVLNDRKLKGTKIYRTLLIIPWAIPAFISVLVWKNGMFNETYGIINRFIVMGLFGAEEPIKWLSDAFWAKVAVLLVNTWLGFPYMMTITLGALQSIPDELYEAASIDGATGFQRFRKITFPLLMIAVAPLLVGSFSFNFNNFVGIYLLTGGGPAIPGSSTPAGATDILISYTYKLAFEGRGQDFGFASAISILIFVIVGGLSWLNFKLSGAFEEVNR
- a CDS encoding pyruvate carboxylase subunit B, which codes for MNVRFTDTTLRDAHQSLLATRLSTEELVKVSSLIDDVGYNSVEMWGGATFDVSVRYLGEDPWERLDRIREQFKKTKIQMLLRGQNLLGYRHYADDVVELFVKKVADHGMDIVRVFDALNDFRNLEKASREIKKHKMHLQVAISYTTSPVHNVEYFAKLAKKAYEELSADSLCIKDMAGLLTPGEAKRLVENIKKNCPLPLQIHAHFTTGLADLTYLAAAEAGAEIVDTAISALAYGTSQPAAESLWVSFNSLGYASKPDLKLLKSISDYFLSVRERHVDHDVSLLTIKPEVLTNQIPGGMYSNMISQLKSQKALNKLEEVLREVPRVREDLGYPPLVTPTSQIVGVQAVLNVIIGERYKVITNETEKYVLGYYGVPPAPINPELKKRIESKGKKTITGRAADYIPPEVSASKEKFKTIAQSDEDLLTLLLLGEVGRKYLVSKYEKDLGIDFSLASDFSDTTIVYPV
- the mnmG gene encoding tRNA uridine-5-carboxymethylaminomethyl(34) synthesis enzyme MnmG — its product is MRNTIDDYDFDIVVIGAGHAGIEAGLASAKAGMKTLVLAINLDTVGWAPCNPAVGGPAKGIVAREVDALGGQIAKTTDKTAINVRMLNTSKGPAVRALRAQIDKKEYSLEMKKTLEKQENLYLRSAIATEILVEKGKVTGVVTHFGQLYHCKAAIITTGTFLGGKIFIGPKAFEAGRLGEFSSKLLSESLRKIGFKLARFKTGTPARILGSSIDFSKMERQDTSDTPLAFSYFSEPKVLPKDSPCWLTKTNSRTHSIIRRDIQFSPLYGDIKLIHSIGPRYCPSIEDKVLKFSSKDSHQVFVEPEGRNTDEYYLNGLSTSLPFKTQVEMIHSVKGLENAVIMRPAYAVEYDFVIPDQLHPTLESKLVENLYFAGQVNGTSGYEEAAGQGIIAGINASAKIKGAEQLVLKRSEAYIGVMIDDLVTRGVDEPYRLLTSRAEYRLMLRHDNAHLRLTEYGYRYGLIPRWFYDRVVSVREAINREANRLNDIVVKPSNSVNNKLLSAGTTAIYQPTRLAQLLKRPEVTYSLLRDFDPNPILDSSLAEQVETTMKYEGYINRLRQEINRFEKLENELIPGDIDYDKVPNISTESKEKLKKLKPMSIGQAMRIPGIKPADILNLSTYLTALKRRHIN
- a CDS encoding putative manganese-dependent inorganic diphosphatase encodes the protein MSREKIYVFGHRQPDTDSIASVIGYAYMKNQNDKERDYVACRCGKLNSESTFLLSYFDVEPPIFMETVDPIVGDLDLRPPIVASEETSTYEVAKIMEEHNIKVVPIVDENFIPSGIVSERHLARTYVKRLSVDSLELHPINVNTIAQLLSGDVLVSPPTNILKGKVHIASDSISTFIKKLKSTDLVIVGDNPEMQIKLIERNVTLMILTDSLTPSDEVLKLAKRNNVGVISTAYGPYGVGKLINLSMPVKMIMSKNFITAKLDEKLKEIKTKIYESNERFALALDESGKLAGVITRTNLLYDTRKKVILLDHNERPQAVDGLEEAELLEVIDHHRLGGLTTLKPVRFHNEPVGSTSTIVGEWFLRHCTKKNPQIAGVLLGGIVSDTLDFRLSTTTKKDREIARQLAEIAEIDLEEFAKNLLRKGLDLSGKAPYEVVSKDVKQYIIGDYNILIAQVMVMDMEQVKKRQSEFKDALKELYNRSKADVAFLLFTNVPKNQSEVWVEGNGEIIEKAFKVHLDENNTVVLKGVMSRKKDFLPQIGEVLRKKR
- a CDS encoding sugar ABC transporter substrate-binding protein produces the protein MKKLALVLMVVFAVVSLLSAKVVVWSSENQIPALQKLAADFERDYGIEVEIQQVNFGDIKSKFLTAAPAGEGPDIIVGAHDWVGELAANGLLEPIPFLPDANQYYEVALNAFSYGGKLYGVPYTIESIGIIYNKDLVEDAPKTIDELEQMAMEVADDEIVGFVYDAGNFYFSFPFIAGYGGYIFKDTESGLDVNDIGLNNEGAIKGVSLIKKWFDEGLIPQGANYNLMDSLFKDGLAAFIVNGPWATPHYRDAGIDYGIIPFSEIELEPGVTPKPFVGVQGFMINAKSKNKIEAIEFAVNYIGSFDGQYGMFVGERRGTVRKDVFDFISKDAGPELYDVLQFSKSASVGTPMPNVPEMASVWGAMGDALGIVINDQDTVENALNSAVEKIKTAIGE